From Triticum aestivum cultivar Chinese Spring chromosome 4A, IWGSC CS RefSeq v2.1, whole genome shotgun sequence, a single genomic window includes:
- the LOC123082993 gene encoding FBD-associated F-box protein At4g10400-like has protein sequence MAPRKYKKAPRSTAVDRIGDLPDEIVHHILSFLPAQEAVRTSVLARRWRHLWRSATGLRIVGIEGADTVQELRQFVDHLLILRGHAELHTFEIGISEFSQEDVPLFLNLYEPPLVSRHLRALDLEGVRLQGAFLDFTSCPALEDLKMKQSHIYLEKIVSRSLQRLSIIGCSSDMYYRISISTPCLISFTLDGFQDKTPLLESTPLLETAFVRLGCDYYDTCHNYEDGLFCGANDSSCPNCLAYNDGMSKTVLLGALYNAKHLELISTSEMFIFARDLKWCPTFNKLKTLLLNEYWCVGPDFDALTCILKHSPVLEKLTLQLVSEGQQAHKWK, from the exons ATGGCTCCGAGAAAGTACAAGAAAGCGCCTAGATCGACCGCCGTCGACCGCATCGGCGACCTCCCGGACGAGATTGTCCACCACATCCTCTCCTTTCTGCCCGCGCAGGAGGCCGTGCGCACGTCCGTGCTCGCCCGGCGCTGGCGCCACCTCTGGAGGTCGGCGACCGGCCTGCGCATCGTCGGCATTGAGGGCGCGGATACCGTCCAGGAGCTCCGGCAGTTCGTGGACCATCTGCTAATCCTGCGTGGGCACGCGGAGCTTCATACTTTTGAGATCGGCATCTCTGAATTCTCGCAAGAGGACGTGCC TTTATTTCTCAACCTATATGAGCCGCCTCTTGTCTCACGGCATCTGAGGGCACTAGACCTTGAGGGCGTGCGCCTGCAAGGGGCCTTTCTTGATTTTACTTCCTGCCCAGCATTGGAGGATCTGAAGATGAAGCAGTCCCACATTTATCTTGAGAAGATAGTGTCCCGGTCTCTACAACGTTTGAGCATCATCGGTTGCAGCTCCGATATGTACTACCGGATCAGTATCTCTACCCCTTGCCTCATCTCGTTTACACTGGATGGCTTTCAGGACAAAACCCCTTTGCTTGAAAGCACGCCATTGTTAGAGACTGCATTTGTGAGGCTTGGGTGTGACTACTACGATACCTGTCATAATTATGAGGATGGGCTTTTTTGTGGTGCTAATGATTCTAGCTGTCCAAATTGTCTTGCTTACAATGATGGAATGAGCAAGACTGTGCTTCTTGGAGCTCTCTATAATGCTAAACATCTGGAGTTGATATCTACATCAGAAATG TTTATTTTTGCAAGGGATTTGAAATGGTGCCCTACATTTAACAAGCTGAAGACTTTATTACTCAATGAATACTGGTGCGTGGGTCCTGACTTTGATGCACTAACTTGCATTCTCAAACACTCTCCAGTTCTAGAGAAACTCACTCTTCAACTTGTTTCCGAG GGACAACAAGCACATAAGTGGAAATGA